A window of Exiguobacterium sp. Helios genomic DNA:
GACGACATTGCGGCGCCGAAAACACGGAAAGTCTTTGAAGCGGCTGTTCATGAATTGATTGATCACGCGGATCCGTCAAGCTTCAATCAAGGTTTGATGGAACTCGGCGCGATGGTCTGTACACCCAAATCACCGATGTGCGGACTTTGTCCCGTCAATGATGTCTGCTTTGCTTACGAACGGTCCGTTCAAGCAGAACTTCCCGTTAAAACCAAAAAAGGCAAAACCCAGACGATCCAGTATGATGCCCTTGTCTATGAGGAAAATGGACAAGTCGCAGTCATGCAACGTCCGGATACAGGACTCTTGGCCGGTATGTGGCAGTACCCTTTGATTGAATCGACGGAAGAACAGCCCGGAATACGCGTTGGCAGTGTCAAACATATCTTTTCGCACCGGATTTGGGATATCACGGTGTACCGTGTTACGACACAACCGGAAGGAACTATTTTAATGGATGAACAGACATATGAAAAACAACCGATTTCCGTTGCTCAGATGAAGATTGATCGTTTATTAAAGG
This region includes:
- the mutY gene encoding A/G-specific adenine glycosylase, which produces MTLVTEYFTNFNKRHFTTELVQWFLREQRQLPWRETKNPYHIWISEIMLQQTRVDTVIPYYHRFTERFPTPHDLAAADQSEVLKYWEGLGYYSRVKNLQIAVQEVVEKYDGIVPDEKERFESLRGVGPYTTGAVLSIAYGHPEPAVDGNVMRVLSRVLGIYDDIAAPKTRKVFEAAVHELIDHADPSSFNQGLMELGAMVCTPKSPMCGLCPVNDVCFAYERSVQAELPVKTKKGKTQTIQYDALVYEENGQVAVMQRPDTGLLAGMWQYPLIESTEEQPGIRVGSVKHIFSHRIWDITVYRVTTQPEGTILMDEQTYEKQPISVAQMKIDRLLKEEL